In a single window of the Candidatus Tisiphia endosymbiont of Nemotelus nigrinus genome:
- a CDS encoding glycosyltransferase family 2 protein, whose protein sequence is MTNTDIKISVIMPIYNRVNVAIESIKSVIAQTHKNLELILVDDASSDDISALIAESKKDPRIKYIRKEENLGAAAARNVAIENATGKYIALIDSDDLFYKNKLETQLKFMEENNFLFSHTSYQEINFKGQHLKYVNSGTFHGNVFPQIISQCVIAPSTVMVRASLLKNYFFSENLRIGEDVCLWISIASKHKIAGIDLILSKVRIDYTTTHAYNPKKLSIGLLNIASFVMHDEYLSKFNIETSKLILAAANIVNPQIIQPQVIQLEDKTFPNTKIVRLFKSLYTDGIIKTCYKIYRKIINKFL, encoded by the coding sequence ATGACAAATACTGACATTAAGATTAGTGTAATCATGCCAATTTATAATAGAGTTAATGTAGCAATTGAGTCAATTAAAAGTGTTATTGCTCAAACTCATAAAAACCTGGAATTAATTTTAGTAGATGATGCTTCTAGTGATGATATTTCAGCCTTAATTGCTGAAAGCAAAAAAGACCCCAGAATAAAATATATTCGTAAAGAAGAAAATTTAGGAGCAGCAGCAGCACGCAATGTAGCTATAGAAAATGCCACAGGTAAATATATCGCACTTATTGATTCAGATGATTTATTCTATAAGAATAAGTTAGAAACCCAACTAAAATTTATGGAGGAGAATAATTTTTTATTCTCGCATACTTCTTATCAAGAAATAAATTTTAAAGGACAACATCTAAAATATGTTAATTCAGGTACTTTTCATGGCAATGTTTTTCCTCAAATTATTTCTCAGTGTGTAATAGCACCGTCTACTGTAATGGTAAGGGCTTCTCTTTTAAAAAACTATTTTTTTTCTGAAAATCTAAGAATTGGTGAGGATGTTTGTTTATGGATTTCTATAGCTAGCAAACATAAGATAGCAGGTATAGATCTTATTTTATCAAAAGTTAGAATTGATTATACTACTACTCATGCTTATAATCCTAAAAAATTATCCATAGGATTGTTAAATATTGCTTCTTTCGTTATGCATGATGAGTATTTAAGTAAATTTAATATAGAAACTAGTAAATTAATATTAGCTGCTGCTAATATTGTTAATCCACAAATTATACAACCACAAGTTATACAGCTGGAAGATAAGACTTTTCCTAATACAAAAATAGTACGATTATTTAAGTCATTATATACTGATGGTATAATAAAAACATGTTATAAAATTTATAGAAAAATAATTAATAAGTTTTTGTAA
- the wecB gene encoding non-hydrolyzing UDP-N-acetylglucosamine 2-epimerase yields MLKVMTIIGTRPELIKMSRVISEFDEHTNHILVHTGQNFDYELNQIFFDELNICKPDYFLEAAVSGNAAQSIARIIEKADEVLEKEQPNALLLYGDTNSCLSVIAAKRRKIPVFHMEAGNRCFDQRVPEELNRKVVDHLSDINIVLTEHARRYLIAEGIPLERIIKSGSHMQEVLNYFMPRIQQSNILDRLELQDHCYFLVSVHRQENVDMSSNLQNLLNSLQTLVKEYDMPVIVSTHPRTRQILEKLGIKDLDKQIRFLKPFGFLDYIKLQMQSFCILSDSGTITEEASLLNLPAITIRDTHERPEGMDEGVLIMSGLEVEKVLDAVRVVTKQHSKYRHLQTIASDYNTGLVSQKILRIVLSYVDYINRVVWFK; encoded by the coding sequence ATGCTTAAAGTAATGACCATTATTGGTACCCGTCCAGAGCTTATTAAAATGTCTAGGGTAATATCTGAGTTTGACGAGCATACTAACCATATTTTGGTTCATACTGGGCAAAATTTTGATTATGAACTTAATCAGATTTTCTTTGATGAGCTTAATATTTGTAAACCAGATTATTTTTTAGAAGCTGCTGTTAGCGGTAATGCAGCACAAAGCATTGCACGTATTATTGAGAAAGCTGATGAGGTGTTAGAAAAAGAACAACCAAATGCATTATTGCTGTATGGAGATACAAATTCTTGCCTCTCGGTTATCGCAGCCAAGAGGCGAAAGATACCAGTTTTTCATATGGAAGCCGGCAATCGTTGCTTTGATCAAAGAGTACCAGAAGAACTAAACCGTAAGGTAGTCGATCACTTAAGTGATATAAATATAGTTTTGACTGAACATGCTAGGCGTTACCTTATTGCTGAGGGAATACCGCTAGAGCGAATTATCAAATCTGGTTCGCATATGCAAGAAGTGTTGAATTATTTTATGCCTAGGATACAGCAATCAAATATACTGGATAGGCTAGAACTTCAAGATCACTGCTATTTCTTGGTCAGTGTGCATCGTCAAGAAAACGTAGATATGTCAAGCAATCTGCAGAACTTACTGAATAGTTTACAGACACTGGTTAAAGAATATGATATGCCGGTGATTGTATCAACCCATCCTCGTACCCGTCAGATATTGGAAAAGCTAGGAATCAAAGATTTGGATAAACAAATTCGTTTTTTAAAGCCATTTGGTTTTTTGGATTACATCAAACTGCAAATGCAGTCTTTTTGTATTCTATCTGATAGCGGTACAATTACCGAGGAAGCCTCGCTACTCAATTTACCAGCAATTACTATTCGTGATACTCACGAAAGACCAGAAGGTATGGATGAAGGTGTTCTAATAATGAGTGGTCTTGAAGTAGAAAAGGTTCTAGATGCTGTACGTGTTGTAACCAAACAACATAGTAAATATAGACATTTACAAACAATCGCTTCTGACTATAATACTGGACTAGTATCACAAAAAATACTCCGTATTGTTTTGAGTTATGTAGATTATATTAATAGGGTTGTGTGGTTTAAATGA
- a CDS encoding polysaccharide biosynthesis protein: MFDDKILMITGGTGSFGNTVMKRLLETNIKEIRIFSRDEKKQEDMRIAFNNPKLKFYIGDVRNYDSIYYAMKNVNYVFHAAALKQVPSCEFYPMEAIRTNVLGAENMMNAAIANGVQRVVVLSTDKAVYPINAMGLSKAMMEKLVIAKARMSSKEETVLCCTRYGNVMASRGSVIPLFVNQIKEGKPLTITNPNMTRFLMSLEDSVNLVLYAFEHGQQGDIFVQKAPASTIEVLAHAIKELFSANNEIRLIGIRHGEKIYESLVGCEEMIKAQDLGNYYRIPADNRDLNYSKFYVEGDLNNATLNDYTSANTEILNIEQVKKLLLTLDFITEQLNA; the protein is encoded by the coding sequence ATGTTTGATGATAAAATTCTAATGATTACCGGAGGTACAGGGTCATTTGGTAATACAGTAATGAAGCGATTACTAGAAACTAATATTAAAGAAATTCGTATTTTCAGTCGAGATGAAAAAAAACAAGAGGATATGAGGATCGCTTTCAATAATCCTAAGCTTAAATTTTATATTGGAGATGTAAGAAATTATGACAGTATTTACTATGCTATGAAAAATGTTAATTATGTTTTCCATGCTGCAGCCTTGAAGCAAGTACCATCATGTGAATTTTATCCGATGGAAGCAATACGAACTAATGTATTGGGGGCTGAAAATATGATGAATGCAGCTATTGCTAATGGTGTTCAACGAGTTGTAGTACTTAGTACTGATAAGGCAGTATATCCTATCAATGCCATGGGTTTATCAAAAGCGATGATGGAAAAACTGGTGATAGCTAAAGCTCGAATGAGTTCTAAAGAAGAGACAGTTCTGTGTTGCACTCGTTATGGCAATGTAATGGCTTCCCGTGGCTCAGTAATACCTCTTTTTGTTAATCAAATTAAAGAAGGAAAGCCTCTGACTATTACCAACCCAAATATGACCCGTTTTTTAATGTCACTTGAAGATTCTGTAAATTTAGTGTTATATGCTTTTGAACATGGACAACAAGGTGATATTTTTGTACAAAAAGCTCCAGCTTCAACAATTGAAGTATTAGCTCATGCTATAAAAGAATTATTTAGTGCTAATAATGAAATTCGTTTGATTGGTATACGTCATGGAGAAAAAATCTATGAATCTTTGGTTGGTTGTGAAGAAATGATTAAAGCTCAAGATTTAGGAAATTATTACAGGATTCCTGCTGATAATCGTGATCTCAATTATTCAAAATTTTATGTAGAAGGAGATTTAAACAATGCTACTCTAAACGACTATACATCAGCCAATACAGAAATATTGAATATAGAACAAGTTAAAAAGCTTTTACTAACACTTGACTTTATTACAGAGCAACTCAATGCTTAA
- a CDS encoding dTDP-4-dehydrorhamnose reductase family protein produces the protein MKILIFGATGMLGNAMFRFISEDRNLTVYGTARNNGACRYFPEELSKKLITPVNIENHDSLIKLFATIKPDIVVNCIGLIKQLDDANNPLQALSINALLPHRLSVICQATGSRFIHISTDCVFSGSKGNYIERDFADANDLYGRSKFLGEVHYPNTITLRTSIIGHELSGAKSLVGWFLAQHTAVKGYVRAIFSGVPTVELARIVRDIVIPRFDMNGLYHVAAKPINKFDLLKLVASTYDKTIEIIPSNELVIDRSLNAELFNKATGYVPPEWSELIQYMYKFK, from the coding sequence ATGAAAATATTAATCTTTGGTGCGACAGGAATGCTTGGAAACGCCATGTTTAGGTTTATATCTGAGGATCGTAACCTTACTGTTTATGGAACAGCTAGAAATAATGGTGCTTGTCGTTACTTCCCTGAGGAGTTATCCAAAAAACTTATTACTCCAGTAAATATAGAAAATCATGATTCTCTTATTAAACTATTCGCAACAATTAAACCTGATATAGTGGTAAACTGTATTGGGCTAATTAAACAACTGGATGATGCAAATAATCCCCTACAAGCACTGTCAATCAATGCTTTGCTTCCTCATAGGCTTAGTGTAATATGTCAAGCAACGGGGAGTCGTTTTATCCATATTAGTACTGATTGTGTATTCTCTGGATCTAAGGGTAACTATATAGAAAGGGATTTTGCAGATGCTAATGATCTCTATGGTCGTTCAAAGTTTTTAGGAGAAGTACATTATCCTAACACTATAACACTTCGCACTTCCATTATTGGGCATGAGTTGTCAGGAGCTAAGAGTCTAGTTGGTTGGTTTCTTGCGCAACACACAGCAGTCAAAGGGTATGTCCGTGCCATTTTCTCTGGAGTTCCAACTGTTGAATTAGCTAGGATAGTTCGCGATATCGTCATACCGCGATTTGATATGAATGGACTTTATCATGTAGCAGCAAAACCAATTAACAAGTTTGATCTGTTAAAACTTGTGGCAAGTACCTATGATAAAACAATTGAAATAATTCCATCCAATGAACTGGTCATTGATCGTTCACTTAATGCTGAACTTTTCAATAAAGCAACGGGGTATGTACCGCCTGAATGGTCAGAGTTAATTCAATATATGTATAAATTTAAATAA
- the pal gene encoding peptidoglycan-associated lipoprotein Pal yields MLKKTTIAFLALFVLSGCGSTKKKSTVDTGMTHKVEENSLASDFERRAGDRVFFAFNKSDISPQAKEQLNKQAVWLKAHPTTVATIEGHCDDRGTREYNLGLGERRSNTVRKYLINLGIAENRLDSISYGKERPAVDGDNEEAWAQNRRAVTSIK; encoded by the coding sequence ATACTAAAAAAAACTACAATAGCTTTTCTAGCACTATTTGTGCTTTCTGGGTGCGGTTCTACGAAGAAAAAATCAACAGTAGATACAGGTATGACTCATAAGGTTGAAGAAAATTCCTTAGCTTCTGATTTCGAAAGACGTGCTGGTGATAGGGTGTTTTTTGCTTTTAATAAATCAGACATTTCGCCTCAAGCAAAAGAACAGCTAAATAAACAAGCTGTTTGGTTAAAAGCACATCCTACTACGGTAGCAACTATTGAAGGACATTGTGATGATAGAGGCACAAGAGAATATAACCTAGGCCTTGGTGAAAGAAGATCAAATACTGTTCGAAAATATTTAATTAATCTAGGAATTGCGGAGAATAGGCTTGATAGTATCTCTTATGGTAAAGAGAGACCAGCTGTTGATGGTGATAACGAAGAGGCTTGGGCACAAAACCGTAGGGCTGTAACTTCTATAAAATAA
- the thrS gene encoding threonine--tRNA ligase, with protein MINVTFPDGSQKQFTKNITGLEIASQVSASLAKNALVVEVNNELKDLSLPIESDCNLRILTYKDSECLEVIRHDAAHITAEAVKELFPNVQVTIGPAIENGFFYDFAKDKPFAPEDLVMIEAKMHEIVKRNEKITREVWNRDQAIEFFKSIGEYYKAEIISEIPASEDITLYRQGDFIDLCRGPHAPSTGFIKHFKLMKVAGAYWRGDSKNPMLQRIYGTAWATKEQLDSYLYMLEEAEKRDHRKLGRELDLFHLQEEAQGMVFWHDKGWSIYRTIEQYVRNKIRKMGYIEVKTPVLVDKSLWETSGHWEKFREDMFALNLADDKTLAMKPMNCPCHVQIFKQGIKSYRDLPLRMSEFGLCHRNEASGALHGLMRVRAFQQDDAHIFCTEDQINSETVKFCGLLTEIYKDFGFSDIKIKFSDRPKVRAGSDEVWDKAENSLKNAVKEAGYSYILNPGDGAFYGPKLDFCLKDSIGREWQCGTLQVDFVLPERLDAYYIATNGEKKRPVMLHRAALGSFERFIGILIEEYAGRFPLWLAPVQVAIATITSDLNDYAVGVHKLLVSEGIRSDIDISPEKINYKIRCFSNNKVPIIAVVGKQEMANNTVTIRQLGYEQQEIISLQNLVKLVKDQNTRYL; from the coding sequence ATGATTAATGTTACTTTTCCAGATGGATCACAAAAGCAATTTACAAAAAATATCACAGGGTTAGAGATAGCTAGTCAAGTTTCTGCTTCTCTAGCAAAGAATGCTTTGGTTGTTGAAGTAAACAACGAGCTAAAGGACCTAAGTCTACCCATAGAATCTGATTGTAATTTGAGGATTTTAACCTACAAAGATTCTGAATGCTTAGAGGTAATACGTCATGATGCTGCTCATATAACGGCGGAAGCAGTTAAAGAATTATTTCCAAATGTCCAAGTGACCATAGGTCCAGCTATAGAAAATGGCTTTTTTTATGATTTCGCTAAAGATAAACCGTTTGCCCCGGAAGATTTAGTGATGATAGAAGCAAAAATGCATGAGATTGTTAAAAGAAATGAGAAAATCACTAGAGAAGTATGGAATCGTGATCAAGCCATAGAATTCTTTAAATCAATTGGTGAATATTATAAAGCCGAGATAATTTCAGAAATCCCGGCAAGTGAGGATATTACATTATATAGGCAAGGTGATTTTATTGATCTGTGCCGTGGTCCGCATGCTCCATCAACTGGCTTCATTAAACATTTTAAATTAATGAAAGTAGCAGGAGCATATTGGCGAGGTGATAGCAAAAATCCTATGCTACAAAGAATCTATGGTACAGCTTGGGCAACAAAAGAGCAGTTAGACAGTTATCTTTACATGCTTGAAGAGGCAGAGAAGCGTGATCATAGGAAATTAGGTCGGGAACTTGATTTGTTTCACTTGCAGGAAGAAGCTCAAGGTATGGTATTCTGGCATGATAAGGGCTGGAGTATATATCGTACTATTGAACAATATGTTAGAAATAAAATCAGAAAAATGGGATATATTGAGGTAAAAACTCCTGTGCTTGTTGATAAAAGTTTATGGGAAACTTCTGGTCATTGGGAGAAGTTTAGAGAAGACATGTTTGCTCTAAATCTTGCTGATGATAAAACACTAGCCATGAAGCCGATGAATTGCCCATGTCATGTACAGATTTTTAAGCAGGGTATCAAAAGTTATCGAGACTTACCATTACGTATGTCTGAATTTGGCTTATGCCATAGAAATGAAGCATCTGGTGCGTTGCACGGCCTGATGAGAGTAAGGGCTTTTCAGCAAGATGATGCCCATATTTTTTGCACTGAAGACCAAATTAATAGTGAGACAGTAAAATTTTGTGGTCTCTTAACCGAGATTTATAAAGATTTTGGTTTTTCTGATATTAAAATCAAATTTTCAGATCGTCCTAAAGTACGGGCTGGTAGTGATGAAGTTTGGGATAAAGCTGAAAATTCTCTAAAAAATGCCGTAAAAGAAGCTGGTTATTCTTATATATTAAACCCTGGTGATGGTGCATTTTATGGACCAAAACTAGATTTTTGTCTTAAGGATTCAATAGGTAGAGAGTGGCAATGTGGTACTCTGCAAGTTGATTTTGTCTTACCAGAACGTCTTGATGCTTACTATATTGCAACAAACGGTGAGAAAAAAAGACCAGTAATGTTGCATAGGGCTGCCCTTGGTTCTTTTGAACGGTTCATTGGAATATTAATTGAAGAATATGCAGGACGCTTCCCTTTATGGCTGGCCCCTGTACAAGTAGCTATTGCTACCATCACTAGCGATTTAAATGATTATGCAGTTGGGGTACATAAATTATTGGTTAGTGAAGGCATAAGGTCAGATATTGATATTTCACCTGAAAAAATTAATTATAAAATACGTTGTTTTTCTAACAATAAAGTACCTATAATAGCTGTTGTGGGTAAACAGGAGATGGCAAATAATACTGTGACTATAAGACAACTGGGATATGAACAACAAGAAATTATTTCTTTACAAAATCTAGTAAAGCTTGTGAAAGATCAGAATACCCGCTATTTATAG
- the infC gene encoding translation initiation factor IF-3, protein MEISASQVRLVGENGEMLGIVSIKKALEYAEKVALDLVEISPNAEPPVCKVLNFGKFKYDSKKRIQDSRKKQKVVVLKEMKFKPNISQGDFDVKVRKIKNFLKEGDKVKVSLWFKGREIVHNDIGMKLFDRILLELEDLAKIDSAPKMEGKQIIMLVSPNTTKIPTN, encoded by the coding sequence ATGGAAATTAGTGCTAGTCAAGTTCGTTTAGTCGGTGAAAATGGTGAGATGCTTGGCATCGTCAGTATCAAGAAAGCTTTGGAGTACGCCGAAAAGGTTGCTTTAGATTTGGTAGAAATCTCACCAAATGCTGAACCTCCTGTTTGTAAAGTTTTGAATTTTGGCAAGTTTAAATATGACAGTAAAAAACGTATTCAGGACTCTAGGAAAAAACAAAAAGTTGTTGTTCTTAAAGAGATGAAATTTAAACCAAACATTAGCCAGGGTGATTTTGATGTGAAAGTTCGCAAAATCAAAAACTTTTTGAAGGAAGGCGACAAAGTAAAAGTCTCCTTATGGTTCAAAGGTAGAGAAATTGTCCATAATGATATTGGTATGAAGTTGTTTGACCGCATATTGTTAGAACTAGAGGATTTAGCTAAGATTGATTCTGCTCCTAAAATGGAAGGTAAACAGATAATTATGTTAGTCAGTCCCAATACAACCAAAATACCAACGAACTAA
- a CDS encoding pyruvate dehydrogenase complex dihydrolipoamide acetyltransferase, with protein sequence MPIKILMPALSPTMTEGNIAKWLKKEGDKVVPGDVIAEIETDKATMEVEAVEEGIFAKIIVPQGTENVAVNSLIAVLLEDGEDMSLLDSFIASSDNASKLAEKPAMLIEESKSVNISQESKVTKDPARVYASPLVKRLAAIERIDLSNIQGSGPHGRIIKKDVLSYLVQPTNSGKIRAVNRNHQEYRSVPNNNIRKIIAKRLLESKQTIPHFYLSIECNMDKLLDIREDINKSLIEESKIKITVNDFVILAVAKALKAVPEANVSWDESATRYYNNIDVSVAVAIDNGLITPVVRNADQKDLVTLSRELQALIKKARDNKLTPEEFQGGGFSVSNLGMYGVKNFNAIINPPQSCILAIGASSKRPIVGNDQIKVATMMDVTLSSDHRVVDGAVGAKFLASFKKFIESPALMLI encoded by the coding sequence ATGCCAATTAAGATTCTCATGCCTGCTCTATCTCCAACTATGACTGAAGGGAATATAGCCAAATGGTTAAAAAAAGAAGGAGATAAGGTTGTCCCAGGAGATGTTATAGCAGAAATAGAGACAGATAAAGCTACTATGGAAGTTGAGGCTGTAGAAGAAGGAATTTTTGCTAAAATAATTGTACCACAAGGTACAGAGAATGTAGCCGTCAATTCACTTATTGCTGTATTACTTGAAGATGGTGAAGATATGAGCTTATTGGATAGTTTTATAGCAAGTAGTGATAATGCTTCTAAATTAGCTGAAAAACCGGCAATGCTGATAGAAGAAAGTAAATCAGTTAATATAAGTCAGGAAAGCAAAGTAACAAAAGATCCTGCTAGAGTATATGCCTCGCCTTTGGTTAAAAGGTTGGCAGCCATTGAGCGTATTGATTTGTCAAATATTCAAGGTAGCGGACCACATGGCAGAATAATTAAAAAAGATGTATTATCCTACTTAGTGCAACCAACAAATAGTGGTAAGATTAGGGCGGTGAACAGAAATCACCAGGAGTACAGATCAGTCCCCAATAATAATATCCGTAAAATCATCGCTAAACGTTTGCTTGAATCTAAACAAACCATCCCACATTTCTATCTCTCAATAGAATGTAACATGGATAAGTTATTGGACATTAGAGAGGATATCAATAAATCGCTTATAGAAGAGAGTAAAATTAAAATTACGGTTAATGATTTTGTTATTTTAGCAGTAGCAAAAGCTTTAAAAGCCGTCCCAGAAGCAAATGTTAGCTGGGACGAGTCTGCTACTCGGTATTATAATAATATTGATGTATCAGTTGCTGTAGCAATCGATAATGGTCTTATAACCCCTGTCGTCAGAAATGCTGATCAAAAAGATTTGGTGACATTATCACGCGAATTGCAAGCTCTTATAAAAAAAGCTCGGGATAATAAATTAACTCCTGAAGAATTTCAAGGAGGAGGGTTTTCCGTCTCTAACCTAGGTATGTACGGTGTTAAAAACTTTAATGCTATAATAAATCCACCCCAAAGCTGTATCCTAGCAATAGGAGCTAGCTCAAAACGTCCAATAGTTGGCAATGATCAGATAAAAGTGGCTACTATGATGGATGTTACTCTTTCTTCTGATCACAGAGTTGTTGATGGTGCTGTAGGGGCTAAATTTTTAGCTTCATTCAAAAAATTTATAGAAAGCCCTGCATTGATGCTTATATAA
- the prfA gene encoding peptide chain release factor 1 → MSFSDNLAKILNKYEELSKKLTTGLVGEEFIKASKEYAGLEPIVQTINEYNKSVSELRDIKEMAQESNLDSDTQSMIYDEIHRLEALMPKLERAVKLSLLPKDEADTKNAIIEVRAGSGGEEAALFAATLFNMYHRYAELKSWRFEILSISDTGIGGYKEASALIQGRDVFSKLKFESGVHRVQRVPETESSGRIHTSAATVAVLPEAEDVDIKIDDKDLRIDTYRASGAGGQHVNTTESAVRITHLPTGIVVALQDEKSQHKNKAKAMKILRSRVYEAERYKKDMERAEVRKGQVGSGDRSERIRTYNFPQGRVSDHRINLTLYKIEYVVKNGQLDEFIEALISADEARKLSEV, encoded by the coding sequence ATGAGCTTTTCTGATAATCTAGCCAAAATCTTGAATAAATATGAGGAATTATCGAAAAAACTAACTACTGGTTTAGTTGGAGAAGAATTTATAAAAGCCTCAAAGGAATATGCTGGGCTAGAGCCAATTGTTCAAACAATTAATGAATATAATAAATCTGTATCCGAGTTACGCGATATCAAAGAAATGGCACAAGAATCGAATTTAGACTCTGATACACAATCGATGATATATGATGAAATACATCGTTTAGAAGCCCTGATGCCTAAACTAGAAAGGGCAGTAAAACTCTCTTTGTTACCAAAAGATGAAGCTGATACAAAAAATGCTATTATCGAGGTAAGAGCTGGTAGTGGTGGAGAAGAAGCAGCGTTATTTGCTGCAACTTTATTTAATATGTATCACAGATACGCCGAATTAAAAAGTTGGCGTTTTGAAATATTATCAATCTCAGACACTGGTATTGGTGGATATAAAGAAGCATCCGCACTAATTCAAGGACGAGATGTGTTTTCTAAACTTAAATTCGAATCAGGTGTACACCGAGTGCAAAGAGTTCCTGAGACTGAGTCAAGTGGTAGGATACATACTTCTGCAGCTACCGTTGCTGTCTTGCCTGAAGCAGAAGATGTAGATATTAAGATCGATGACAAAGATTTACGAATTGATACATATCGGGCATCGGGTGCTGGCGGACAACATGTCAATACCACCGAATCAGCAGTAAGGATTACCCATCTACCAACTGGTATTGTCGTTGCCCTACAAGATGAAAAATCACAGCATAAAAATAAAGCTAAGGCTATGAAAATTCTTCGTTCTAGGGTTTATGAAGCAGAGCGATATAAAAAAGATATGGAAAGAGCCGAAGTGCGTAAAGGACAGGTTGGTTCTGGTGATAGATCAGAAAGAATTCGTACCTATAACTTTCCACAAGGTAGAGTCTCTGACCATAGAATTAACCTAACTCTCTATAAAATAGAATATGTTGTAAAAAACGGGCAGTTAGATGAATTTATTGAAGCTTTAATATCGGCTGATGAGGCAAGAAAACTTTCAGAAGTTTAA
- a CDS encoding NgoBV family restriction endonuclease produces the protein MSAKLLLDTLQNTGICGAKGNVYFELHNIKTIVRDNSIIGNVIQEWLKSFMNEHNITYRLPDNNQEFPDFYMDEHRNDINLLEVKCFTKSPNFDIANFVAYCRSIAFYPYRLNADYLIFEYAVLKSDIMIKNIWLKKVWGICCPSERAALRIQWKQNQIFNIRPATWYAKNPSYTPFNSRLEFVTALKKFLILTR, from the coding sequence ATGAGTGCTAAATTACTACTTGATACCTTACAAAATACTGGAATCTGTGGAGCAAAAGGTAATGTATATTTTGAATTACATAATATTAAAACTATTGTTAGAGATAATAGTATTATTGGCAATGTAATACAGGAATGGCTAAAATCCTTTATGAATGAACATAATATCACTTATCGTCTACCTGATAATAACCAAGAGTTCCCTGATTTTTATATGGACGAGCATAGAAATGACATAAATCTATTGGAAGTTAAATGTTTTACAAAATCACCAAATTTTGATATCGCAAACTTTGTTGCATATTGTAGATCAATTGCATTCTACCCGTATAGACTTAATGCTGATTATTTGATTTTTGAATATGCAGTATTAAAGTCAGATATTATGATAAAGAATATTTGGTTAAAGAAAGTATGGGGAATTTGCTGCCCATCAGAAAGAGCAGCGTTAAGAATCCAATGGAAACAAAATCAAATATTTAATATCAGACCAGCAACTTGGTATGCAAAAAATCCATCATATACACCTTTTAATAGTCGTCTTGAATTCGTAACTGCACTAAAAAAATTCTTAATACTCACCCGGTAG
- a CDS encoding DNA cytosine methyltransferase → MGKGIRGFTVREGLRLSGYPETYSLDELDYYKAFDLIGNTVMPPVIKEIVVRILS, encoded by the coding sequence GTGGGAAAGGGCATTAGAGGTTTTACTGTTCGTGAAGGCTTAAGACTTTCAGGATATCCTGAAACTTACAGTTTAGACGAATTAGATTATTATAAAGCATTTGATTTAATAGGAAATACTGTGATGCCACCAGTAATAAAAGAAATCGTTGTAAGAATATTATCATGA